A genomic stretch from Shewanella sediminis HAW-EB3 includes:
- the hpt gene encoding hypoxanthine phosphoribosyltransferase produces MKHTIEEMISTQEIDEKLDLLAEQINAHYANSERLLMVGLLKGSVVFMADLCRRIKGHVEIDFMSVSSYGNAMTSTREVKILKDVQSDIQGRDVLIVEDLIDSGNTLNKIREMLLLRDPKSLALCTLLDKPERREIEVPVDFIGFTIPDEFIVGYGIDYAEQYRNLPYIAKVIPQE; encoded by the coding sequence ATGAAACACACCATCGAAGAGATGATCTCTACCCAAGAGATAGACGAGAAACTGGATCTGTTGGCCGAGCAGATCAATGCTCATTACGCTAACAGCGAGCGCCTGTTAATGGTGGGTTTGTTGAAAGGCTCAGTTGTGTTTATGGCTGATCTTTGTCGCCGTATTAAAGGCCATGTTGAGATCGATTTCATGTCGGTATCCAGCTATGGCAATGCGATGACCAGTACACGTGAAGTTAAAATTCTTAAAGACGTGCAATCGGATATCCAGGGACGCGATGTGCTTATCGTAGAAGACCTGATCGACTCGGGTAATACCCTCAATAAGATCCGTGAGATGCTTTTACTCCGCGATCCTAAGAGTCTGGCGTTATGTACGCTACTCGATAAGCCTGAACGTCGTGAAATCGAAGTACCCGTAGATTTCATCGGTTTTACTATTCCCGATGAGTTTATCGTCGGCTACGGTATCGATTACGCCGAGCAGTATCGAAATCTGCCTTACATCGCTAAGGTTATCCCGCAAGAGTAA
- a CDS encoding flavin prenyltransferase UbiX, with product MSYPRKTKSISLAWTGASGAPYGLKLLECLLAADYQVFLMISSAARIVMATEHGLQLSANSDKARDQLLELFSEQGSDITGLLHVLGKEEWFSPPASGSAAPKQMVICPCSTGTLAAVATGMSNSLLERAADVVIKERGQLILVPRETPFSSIHLEHMLSLSRLGATIMPAAPGFYHDPKSIQDLVNFMVARILDHLGVEHELTNRWGYDKHNTSDSDN from the coding sequence ATGAGTTACCCAAGAAAAACGAAGTCTATCAGTCTGGCTTGGACCGGCGCCTCGGGGGCACCTTACGGCCTTAAGCTGCTGGAGTGTCTGCTTGCTGCCGATTATCAGGTGTTCCTGATGATCTCCTCTGCCGCTAGAATAGTGATGGCTACCGAGCATGGCTTGCAGTTGAGTGCTAACAGTGACAAGGCAAGGGACCAGCTGCTCGAGCTGTTTAGTGAACAGGGCTCCGATATCACCGGATTGCTGCATGTTCTGGGCAAGGAGGAGTGGTTTTCCCCTCCGGCCTCAGGCTCGGCTGCGCCTAAGCAGATGGTGATCTGTCCCTGTAGCACGGGAACGTTAGCGGCCGTGGCAACCGGAATGAGCAATAGTTTGCTCGAACGCGCCGCCGATGTGGTAATAAAAGAGCGCGGCCAATTGATCTTGGTTCCCAGAGAAACCCCCTTTAGTTCTATACATTTAGAACATATGTTGTCGCTCTCACGTCTGGGGGCGACCATCATGCCTGCGGCACCGGGCTTTTATCATGATCCCAAATCGATACAAGATCTGGTAAACTTCATGGTCGCCCGGATACTTGACCATCTGGGCGTTGAACACGAATTAACGAATCGCTGGGGCTATGATAAGCATAATACCAGTGACAGCGACAATTAA
- the mpl gene encoding UDP-N-acetylmuramate:L-alanyl-gamma-D-glutamyl-meso-diaminopimelate ligase yields the protein MHVHILGICGTFMGGLALLARAEGHKVTGSDANVYPPMSTQLEEQGIELIQGFDPSQLGKNEDDAPDLVVVGNAMSRGNPCVEAVLNRGLKYTSGPQFLAEHILPNRWVLAVSGTHGKTSTSSMLAWILEECGYEPGFLIGGVPQNFGVSARLGNSPFFVVEADEYDSAFFDKRSKFVHYQPRTLVINNLEFDHADIFDDLKAIQRQFNHVIRTVPGQGKIIWPKDSEAVQQVIEMGCWSEQETYTKSQSRGPKAIEQQAPAQGWSTQLIADDGHKFELFFNGDSQGILDWSLIGQHNVENATMAIAAALHVGVQPEVAIEALTKFSPPKRRMELIGTVNGIEVYDDFAHHPTAIATTLQGTRAKVGEGKITIILEPRSNTMKSGVHKDTLADSMKLADEAYLYQADNIGWDVKAAMEKAELPVTVLYQIDEIIDAVASKAKSGDTIIVMSNGGFGGLHQKLLAKLST from the coding sequence ATGCATGTACACATCTTAGGCATCTGCGGCACCTTTATGGGTGGTCTAGCACTGCTAGCCAGAGCCGAAGGCCACAAGGTTACTGGCAGCGATGCCAACGTCTATCCGCCGATGAGCACTCAGCTCGAAGAGCAGGGCATCGAGCTTATTCAGGGCTTCGATCCGAGTCAGCTCGGGAAAAACGAAGATGATGCGCCGGATCTGGTGGTTGTTGGCAACGCCATGAGCCGTGGTAACCCATGTGTCGAGGCGGTATTGAATCGCGGCCTCAAGTACACCTCAGGGCCACAGTTTCTGGCCGAACATATTCTCCCAAACCGTTGGGTGCTGGCGGTATCTGGAACCCATGGTAAAACCTCGACCTCGAGTATGCTGGCATGGATTTTAGAAGAGTGCGGCTATGAGCCGGGCTTCTTGATCGGTGGCGTACCGCAAAACTTTGGCGTGTCTGCGCGTCTGGGTAACTCGCCATTTTTTGTGGTAGAAGCCGATGAGTATGACAGTGCCTTCTTCGATAAGCGTTCCAAGTTCGTCCACTATCAGCCCCGCACTCTGGTGATCAATAATCTGGAGTTCGATCATGCGGATATCTTCGACGACTTAAAAGCGATTCAACGTCAGTTCAACCACGTGATACGCACCGTACCCGGTCAGGGGAAAATTATTTGGCCGAAGGACAGTGAAGCGGTGCAGCAGGTGATAGAGATGGGCTGCTGGAGCGAGCAGGAGACCTATACTAAGAGTCAGAGTCGTGGGCCTAAAGCGATAGAGCAACAAGCGCCAGCTCAAGGTTGGTCGACTCAACTTATTGCCGATGATGGCCATAAGTTTGAGCTGTTCTTTAATGGCGACTCCCAGGGCATCTTGGATTGGAGCCTTATCGGCCAGCATAATGTCGAGAACGCCACCATGGCAATTGCTGCGGCGCTTCATGTGGGCGTACAGCCTGAAGTGGCTATCGAAGCGCTCACCAAGTTTTCGCCACCTAAGCGCCGCATGGAGCTTATCGGTACGGTGAACGGGATTGAAGTCTATGATGACTTTGCCCACCATCCGACAGCGATTGCGACAACCCTGCAGGGAACTCGCGCTAAGGTCGGTGAGGGTAAGATCACCATTATTTTAGAGCCACGCTCTAATACCATGAAAAGTGGTGTGCATAAGGATACCTTAGCCGATTCGATGAAGCTTGCCGATGAAGCCTATCTTTATCAGGCAGACAACATCGGCTGGGATGTGAAGGCGGCGATGGAAAAAGCCGAACTGCCAGTCACTGTGCTATACCAAATAGATGAAATAATCGATGCCGTGGCCAGTAAGGCAAAGTCCGGTGACACCATCATAGTGATGAGCAATGGCGGCTTCGGTGGCTTGCATCAGAAGCTGTTAGCTAAATTAAGTACCTAG